From the Acidobacteriota bacterium genome, one window contains:
- a CDS encoding dihydroorotate dehydrogenase electron transfer subunit: MLPTPRFTRMTRGKTHRTYTRAVLPPLDVDAAVLANHRLSGIYNILELDAPAIAERTGPGQFVMVKRALGQDPLLRRPFSVFEVLRDGDGTVRGLSLLSKAIGTVTRELFAIEPGDRIRCLGPLGRSFTLVNPPVAAWMVAGGVGLAPFATLAEQLRERGVETALFYGGRSADDLYRIPFFEQLGVRVVLTTEDGTRGEAGRVTVPLRRELAAAAAGRRPVQVYACGPTPMMRAVAELTATVGAEGRFGLEVSLEPVMGCGMGGCYSCVVPVTGNGSRFVRGCVDGPVFEGTRVAWADLT, encoded by the coding sequence ATGCTACCAACACCGCGTTTCACCCGAATGACGCGCGGGAAAACTCATCGGACGTATACTCGCGCCGTGTTGCCTCCGCTCGACGTCGATGCCGCCGTGCTCGCGAACCATCGACTATCCGGCATCTACAACATCCTCGAGCTTGACGCTCCCGCAATCGCGGAACGGACAGGGCCGGGACAGTTCGTGATGGTCAAGCGGGCGCTCGGGCAGGACCCCTTGTTGCGGCGGCCTTTCTCCGTATTCGAAGTGCTGCGCGACGGGGACGGGACGGTCCGCGGGCTATCGCTTCTGAGCAAGGCAATCGGGACGGTGACGCGGGAGCTGTTCGCCATCGAGCCGGGCGACAGGATCCGGTGCCTCGGACCGCTCGGCCGTTCATTCACGCTGGTCAACCCCCCGGTGGCGGCCTGGATGGTGGCGGGTGGCGTCGGGCTGGCGCCGTTCGCAACACTGGCGGAACAGTTGCGGGAACGAGGGGTAGAGACCGCGCTCTTCTATGGCGGGCGCTCTGCCGACGACCTGTACCGCATACCGTTCTTCGAGCAGCTCGGCGTCCGGGTCGTGTTGACGACCGAAGACGGGACGCGCGGCGAGGCGGGTCGCGTCACCGTGCCTCTGCGCCGGGAACTCGCGGCGGCCGCCGCCGGCCGGCGGCCCGTCCAGGTATATGCCTGCGGACCAACTCCGATGATGCGGGCCGTGGCGGAGCTGACGGCCACGGTCGGCGCTGAGGGTCGGTTCGGCCTCGAGGTGTCGCTGGAACCGGTCATGGGCTGCGGCATGGGCGGTTGCTACAGTTGTGTAGTGCCGGTAACGGGAAACGGCTCACGGTTCGTCCGCGGCTGCGTGGACGGACCGGTCTTCGAGGGAACGCGAGTCGCGTGGGCCGACCTGACCTGA